In Tursiops truncatus isolate mTurTru1 chromosome 10, mTurTru1.mat.Y, whole genome shotgun sequence, the sequence ACCacttttttatgatttttggGGGAATATTTCAAATGTTCAATAATGGCCACACATTGTCTTAAAATAGACATCACCAGTCACTACTGGCCTCTTTTTCCTTATGACAGGAGTGATTCAAATATTGGGCCTTCACTCAACAGTCATTACGTTCTTAGTTCTCTCTTTGTATGGCTCCCACTAAAATTTCCTGCCTGACCCTAATTAGAAATCTTTCAAAGCTCAGATTCAAATGCCTGATACTTATCACAGTTGGACAGTTTGGGGATATGTGTTAGTTCTTCTGATGACCGGGAAATGTGGAGTCCTATCATTTCCATGAGAAGGACCCATGGGAGGAGAAGTCCAGTAAACACTCAGAAGCCCCAGTAACACTATGAGTAGGAATAGTTGGAGAGCTCCTCCCTATAAGTGCCAAATGAGGGATAGATGGAGCCTTACCAAAACTCTACCTACCTTATTTCATCTCAGTCCCCAAATCCACTAAGCTACTTTGTAGCTGATTTAGAGTACTGAGCAAGTTGCTGTGTAACTGGGCTTTATGATACCAGATCCAATGGTGCATCAAGGGTCCGTGTTAAATAGAGATGCTCTATGGAGCCTCTGTCAATTCACAGGAAAAGAATACCTGAGAAAAAGCTCCTCACTCTTTACTGGGCTTTGTAGAGACTTAATGCTGCACAATGGGATATAAAGGAGGGCCATGTGACCTGAACTTCCTTTTAGATATTGAGTATTGTCTGACTCACAATCCATAAAATTGTGCAAGCCCAGTAGAGTCCTTCATCCATGGATATCTTCCATAGTCACTTCCGGTCATCAGAGAACAGATACCAGAGAGCCTTCCAAGGAAGTATGAGTTCcatataaattcatattttgtaCAGATATTTATATTCAGATATTTAGATTTGAGTATCTAGAAAGCAATATGAAACACAGTCCAAGTACAGaaagcacagtaaacaaaaaacaagtatGTTCAGTGGATAGCAAGGAAAACTGCCTAACTAGATAAGACATTATGgaatatatgaaaatgttttcagttataAGCAATAGAAACCCAACTCAATAAGACGTAATcaaaaaggatttcttttttctcatataaTTGGAAGGCAGTAGCTCACTTCAGCCATGGTTCTTGACCCATCTCTTGGCAAttctctcagctctgctttcccCAGAGCCGGATCAACCATGCCTGTGGAATGAGTGGGGAGGAGTTTATATAAGATTTTTCCTTTAGTCTAATTGGGCCAACATAGTTTATGTGGCCACCTTAGACCCATAATGCTAATTAGGATAATGCAAGGTGCTAAATTAGCTTAAACTTGGGCTCACAAACCAAAGGAAATGGTATTTCATGCCTGAAGTTGCCCTCGATTCATCAAACCACACTCCTGCCGCACAACGGATGAGGGTGAAATGTCAGCTCTAgattaatttcagaaaatatatctaaaaagGGATCAAATTTTAGGCTCCTTAAAAGCTAGGTTAGAAAACGTACAGTTGATGCTATACATAATGGAAAGTAATCTATTTAAGGTTGCATAAGACAGTGTAAAAGGCAGGTAAACCTACTGAACTGAGTAGGATGGAGAGAAACAGGATAGATAATAGAGATTATTGTAAAAATCAAAACTAATAAGTTTCTGGACTAGAGTGGTTATAATAAGAATGCAAATGAAGCAATAAGGGTGAGAGACATGAAGAAAGTATAACAGGATCTGGTGAcagtggagagaaaagaaagagtcaAAGATGATACCCTGGCTCAGCAAAGGTGGTGCTATCAATCTTAATGGAAAAATTGGGACATGGGTCAGTGGTTGGAAATGGAAATGAGCTGGATTTTACATGGTTTGAGCCTTTAAGAGAAATGACTCAGGATgctggaaaattaaaattagctCTTATGGGAATGAGAATTTGGAGGTTATTTACACCTGAGTAAAAGACATACAATACAGATGAATacattttctaagaaaaagcAGGTAATCAGTCCCTATGCTTTATAAGATTAGGAAAAAAGCAGCCAACATAGGCGTCAACAGAAAGAAATGTCAGAAAGACAGGGTGAGTATCAGTACTATACTGTATTGCTAAGGACACAAAAAAGAGGCAGGCAACTGATGTGCGGTGTTGGAGAGCACATCATCCACTTTGGTTCAAAGGTCGCTAATGATCTTTGAGAGAATACCTAGGTAGGAAATTGTGTAAAGCCAGATTATAGCATGATAGGAAATGAACACTTAGAAACGGAGGCAGTATAGATTTTAAGCTGGTGAATTCTGGAAGGGGGGAAATTAAGAGAAACACTAGCCTATTAAGGGCaacctaaagtttaaaaaaaaaaagggaatgaaagGGCATCTatacatatttgaagacatgagGGAAAATCTcaatgaaggaaataaatgaaaaaaactggAGATAAATGAGGAAGGTTTCAGAGGTTGTTGAAGAGAATGTGCTTGGCATGTTAAAGGAGTCAGGATGTTTATTCCTTTGGGAGAAGAAAGGCAGGATAAAGAGATTTGTTTTGAAGTGGTCAGGAGGCCTCTactagagatttttcttgtcGGAGTAGATGATCCTAtgcaggggtggtggggtggtggtggctgAATAGGGTTGGAGAATGAGGGCTGAGAGTGTGGGCTTATGACATTGACAGAGGAGAGAAGACACGTCGCTGCAGCAGTGACTGTTCCAAACAACTCCCTTATCAGTCCCCTGCTCAGTCAGAAACAACCGATGTGGTTTAAATTGCCTGTTGGTAAATCATGATATGGCCCTACTGCCCCCGAACCAATTGCCCCCATGTCTCCCAGAGCAGTTCCAACTTCCTCTACCTGCAAGACTGAGGCTCCTCATCTAGACGAGATGCTGGATTCAATAGTGAGGAGGTCCACTTAGAATTCCATATAAAAGACTTCTCATTTTCAGATACATTAATGCAAATTTCTGAGCCAGGCAATTAAGACCAAGATTCCTGGATACAAGAGGGTTGCAGAGAATTTGAAAGTGGATATAAAAGATAACAGGAGTTACTCcaagtcttctcttttcttcactaaTTACCAATTATTTGATGTTATCAGTTACTACTGAGAGTTGGATTCCTATACCCCTATTTTTAAAGTGTCCTGTGCCAGATGGAAAAAGGATTCTCTCTGCAAGGGTTAACTGCCGTCAGCCTCCCTCACTTTAAAGTCCAAATCTCTGCTTGGGTAGTGACACAAGCTAATATTTTGGGCATGAAACAAGAAAGCTTCAGTTGCATACAAGTGCTCCCCAGCCCGTCAGGAAGCAATGTGAAGAACTCTTTCAGGAAACTCTTGTGGCATATACGTGTACTGGGAGGCACCTCTCCCTTCTTCTACCCGAGTGTGGCACCATTTCTCTTCTAATTACTTGTAAGGGATATGACTAGTGTTTTTCCCAGAGGTATTTCTCGCCACAGCCCAGCTAAACGTTGGGATGTGGCATCACTTTAAGCGGGGGGGATAAGCATGAAGGCCACAGGCCTTGTTCTAGCCACACCACtttatgtcaaaagaaaaaacaaaacttgaaattgtaccattttcccttccccttttcACCCATCCAAATTGTCTTAACTCTTATTCTTTTCCCACAATGAGAGCCACTTAAAACGCTGGGACCTATTCTGTGGCAGAGCAAATAGATGTAAACTGGGGCAAACTTCATAATGGGAGGTAAATCAGTGCCACCATTTTTACACCATCTGCTTTGCCCCACTCCAACAAATGATAAGGTGACAAGAGGTAGAACTGGAGTCATACATGAATTCCACTGGGAATTGAAAATTCAAAATTGTCCTTTATTTTGAGGGTGTAGACAGACAGTTTTGTTGTTTCTGAATTTTAGTCCCAAATACGGTCAGTTTAAGCTATTACTCCTCCCTGTACTCCGTATGTAATGCAATGGGGAGGCTCCAAAAGGATCCAATGTCTACAGCAGAGCAAAGACAATGATTCCTTCCAGGTTTCCATTCATTATTTGCCTTAGCATCAAAAATTCCtggaattcttaaaaaaaaaaaatcttggaattCTAGAGATGGTTCAATGGCTATCATCACCACCAGGCCAAAGGGTCACATGAATATCCACTTTATtccttttccccccagctttactgagatataactgacaaataaaattttaaggtatttaaagtgtacactaTGACAGTTTGATATACGTATACACTGTGAAAGGATTCCTGAACATCTGCTTTATTCTAACGCAAGTGTAGGGGAAATGCTTTTTCTTAGTACAGTGGAGGCAAAAATGGGAGTTTTCAGAACAATGCTTTTATTTAAGAattaagggaaaacaaaaacattaaagcATAGGAATACATTGACTGAATACAAGTGTCTCGTTTGGTCTGAAACCTAGAAAAAGTCACTCTGACTACTTACCTGAGGTAGATTTAGGTTGGCACTGTTTCAAGAGAACCTCCATCCATCCCAGAAGTTACCTTCTAGTTTTGGTTACAGGCTCCCAAGTGGTCCTTTCCAACCTCAGGTTATTCTATATGAGTAATACCAACACCGTTTTCCCCCCATGGTTAAAAGCCCTCAGACCTGTTTCATACCCCCAAAGTTCTCTGTCTGAGGGATGGTCCATTCTTAATTTACTTAAAGACTAGAGACAATTACCAGGAAGATTAGTTGAAAGAAGGGGCAAGTCACTGCCCTGCCAAAGATACAAACTCTGTTCCCTTCTCCAAGTTCTCTCTAATGACTAACAAGTAGCCATAAGGACTAATTTTCATCACCACCAAGCCATACACCCAATACTATTTTAAGAATTACAATTGTCAAACATATACTAGTGATAGACATGATTTTCaccaaagagaaacaaatacatcTTGTGTGTTTTATCACACCGAGCAACTTTTTATGGTATAAGAGCTATTTATGAAAATTACTAAAATACATCAGATCAAATAAACTTCCAGGACATGTtttctaaaagaagaaagaaaaaaacaccgtAGAATCAGATTCCTTATTATCACTATGAGCTATATCCTCTGACCCTAAGATTATCAAGGTCAACAACCAGTCATCAGGATCAAAGCTTAGAGCCATACACAAGGTGGCAGTGCAATAGTTGGCCACCGCCATGAGTCCGAACACCAACGCTCTCTGGAGTTCAGGATTTGCTAAGATAAACCAGAGGACTCAAAACTTATTCACCAAGCCTACAGTCCCAAATACTGTAGAAGTTTTaagtatttatattaaatgtcgTTTAAtcggagggaagaaaaaaaacctcagaagTGTCCACGTACAGATCCCTGGATTAATTAGAGTATTTCTGGAGAATATTAAAGGTAATCATAATTATCCTGTTAAGTTGGAGATAACTGCTTATCCTTAAACCTCTGATGAATCTGCCAACTACTTTTCCCTTCTAGCATTTAGAATCCTACATTACAAGCGAAATATATACCTTATATTGTGGTGACTGCAGTCTTTTCCCTGGGAATAAAAAGTATTCTCTTTCCTTGGCAGAATCGAAGTAAATGAAAGGCATGTCATTATGCGGCTTGATTTGCTATAAACAGCAGGATGATGGagtggaaaaaaaacacaaaacaccagCTTTTGAGTCACGATTCTCAAAATCAAAGTCTAGCTTCTCCATTAATAATGCATCATTATGTGTTTTACTCTGTGCCTACTCAGGCTTAAATCTTTCTTTCAGCTTTAATTATTTTGCAAGGAGCTGAAGAGGATATCTTACCATTGAAAGAAACATGATAAATGAAGTCACAAAAGTATGGGTACTAGCAAAAATCATAACTATTATCCTGGAACGTGCATCTCTGAGTTGAGAAGAAATGAATCTCTAAAGCTGAAACTGCAAATACCAGTAATAATCTGAAAGATTTTAGGGAAAGGAAACTTGTAAGGGTATGCCTCAACTCACAAGTAAAAAGCTGAGTATTCTACCTCGTTATGAGGTTGGCCCTCCAAAGGGGAAGCCTTGGGAAGAGTTTTGATCTATGATAACTACTCCCTAGCTGCTTAGTTCTTTTCACAACCAGCAAAAGGTTCCCATGCTGCTATCAACACACTAGTCCCCATTCCAGCCAAGACTTACAAAATCGACAGAGGCAAAGTAAATGTACTTCTTTCCCCCAACAGTAACACATGCCACACCTTCTATCTCAAGGTTACAGTCCTTTCCTTTATTGGAGTTCcaaactttaaaaactgaaagtaaaGCAATCATTAAGTGGTTCAGATAAAAGAAAAGCATCTTTACCTGAGTTTCCCATCAGGCCTACTCTGACCTGCCCTAGCTCCTTCCAGAAGAAGTTTCTgggtatctaaaaaaaaacagtttacatATTGACTCATTAAAAGTCATCTCTACTGTATGAGTCAACTAACTATGAGAACAGTTCTTCTCATACCTATTAAATGTACACAGTCCACAGTTAGATCTCTTACTAGAACAAAATTATCTGCAGAGTAGGTTCTTTGGGGCGCAATAAGGTAGGGATTTCCTGCAAGGCTTTTTTTTAGACTCAAGGTTATTTATAGGGTTTTTCACTTATGTGAGTTCCCCAGTATACCACAAAAACCGATCACTGACAGAAGCTTTTCTCACTCAGAGAATTCATAAGGTCtttcctcagatttttttttttttggagggggtgcAAACCCAAGAAGGCTCTCCACCTAATGCTTTTGCCACCTTCAAGGCAAATATAGAAATTTTCACCTGTATGGCTTCTCTGATAGGTAAGAAAGTCATAGTTCTGTTAGAAGCTTTCTTCACACTTGTGGGGGTCTCCTCCCAGTGGGGCGTTCTGACATCCAATGAAACGTGCACACTCTCTGAAGCACTGTTGACACAGGGTATTAAAAATGCTGTCCACCAATGTGAATTCTCTTGGAATGAGAAGAGGTGACCATTGCTACAAAGCTTTCTCACATTCACCAAATTTGTAAGGTTTCCCACCTGTAAGAATCCTCTTGTGGGTGATCAGATACAAGCTTGGACTAAAGGTTTTCCCAAACTCAGAGCATTTGTAAGGTTTCTCATTGGAGTGGTTGATAAGCTTCTGTAAGGACAGCTCTCTGGGCAAACCATTTCTCAACTTCCTACAATTGCAGATTCTCTGGTCCCCAGTGAAATCTGAGCTCTGAGGAAAGTCTGAGATTTGCTTAGAGTTCTTCATCTTAAGGAGTTCTCTTACAttgcaaatacattttttatggcATTATAACTTCTTGTCTGGTCAAGACATTTGTGAGGCTTCTGATGCATGGGGAGGGCTGAGCTCAAGACCTTTTTCACCCACATCACAGATATATGGTTTTTCACCGATGTGGATTGTCTGATGTTGAAGAAGTGCTGAGCTCTGGTGAAAGCTTTTATCACAGACACCGTATTTATAATGCAGCTCCTCTGTCTGAGTTCTCATTTTCTGTTGGGCAACAAAGTCCATGCCCAGGAGGAAGCCACTCTCACATGCAGACCACTGATGTGGTTTCTCTTCCATGTGAATTCTTTGATGCACAATAAGGTCTGAACTACAGTTGAAACTTTTCTCATATTCCAGGCATTTAAAAGTGTGAGTGTGAGTTGCCTGGTGCCTGATTAGGTTGGCGCTCCGAGTAAAACTTCGCATACATTCTAAACATTTATACGGCTTCTCACCTGTGTGGACTCTCTGGTGTACAATAAGGTCTGATTTCTGGCCAAAGCATTTCTCACAGGCACCACACTTATAGGGCTTCTCCCCAGTATGAACTCTTTTATGAACAATGAAGGCTGAACGGTGTCGGTAACTTTTCTCACACTTATTACATTTGTAGGGCCTTTCACCAGTATGAGTTCTCTGGTGGCTAATAAGATCTGATTTCCCACTAAAAGCTTTTTCACACTCCAGACACTTAAATGGTTTCTCACCTGTGTGAGTTCTTCGGTGTCTTATGAGGTTTGTACTTCGGCTGAAGCATTTGTCACACTCACTACATAGATACGGTTTCTCGCCTGTATGGCTTCGCTGGTGGACAAGCAGATCAGAGCTCTGACCAAAATTCTTGCCACAAATGTCACATGTATAGAATTTTTTACCTGCATGTGTTCTCTGGTGTCCTGAAAGGGCTAAGTGGTGCCAGAAGCTCTTCTCACATTTGCTACATTTATAAGGTTTCTCATAATTGTGGATCCTCTGGTGTGAAATAAGATCTGAGCTTTGGATGAAGGTTTTCTCACACATATCACATCTATAAGGTTTCTCCCCTGTATGGGTTCTCTCACACATAATAAGAGCTAAGTTTTCACAGAAGTTTTGCTCACGTTCAAGGCACTGGTATATATGATCATCTATTTGAGTAATCTCATGCACatgaataaaaatctttttaccCTTCTGAGGGTATAcatgatatattttccttttttgagttCTCTGATTATACCTCTCTTCTGAAGTGTACATTTTCTATGGCTCTCTCCTAGGGAGTTTTCCACTGGTCTTCCTGACCCATCATTTTCTTCACAGTCATTTTCTCGATGAGAACTTGAAAGATACATCTGTTTTAGGCCTTTCAGTCATGAGCAGCTCCTCTCTGCAAGTTTCCAGCATCATATATACTAATTCTT encodes:
- the ZNF322 gene encoding zinc finger protein 322: MYTSEERYNQRTQKRKIYHVYPQKGKKIFIHVHEITQIDDHIYQCLEREQNFCENLALIMCERTHTGEKPYRCDMCEKTFIQSSDLISHQRIHNYEKPYKCSKCEKSFWHHLALSGHQRTHAGKKFYTCDICGKNFGQSSDLLVHQRSHTGEKPYLCSECDKCFSRSTNLIRHRRTHTGEKPFKCLECEKAFSGKSDLISHQRTHTGERPYKCNKCEKSYRHRSAFIVHKRVHTGEKPYKCGACEKCFGQKSDLIVHQRVHTGEKPYKCLECMRSFTRSANLIRHQATHTHTFKCLEYEKSFNCSSDLIVHQRIHMEEKPHQWSACESGFLLGMDFVAQQKMRTQTEELHYKYGVCDKSFHQSSALLQHQTIHIGEKPYICDVGEKGLELSPPHASEASQMS